A genomic window from Bacteroidota bacterium includes:
- a CDS encoding T9SS type A sorting domain-containing protein, which produces MKTINILLLLLLSNWSFSQITLDYYLECIPCAPAAGDATLRYSDQNTGAIIGTFTSTECYLDIKGILLLEEGEIIIPLQPPILYYAEDFIISDLVKYDDKMIASGSVGIQFIDSWSNLDGLYVEVQNMDMELDDIQLAVDTTHNLLYFGGGQIESVNGFEENVFFGYYDGDSVYLVDVPFSEEYGMTSMVVPEPGLVWFVSSGVGGGIYEYNYSTDELIEIDDPLNIIIPNYLKFTEKMSDGYIYAYGWNLEDGMTYIARYQDGVWSEPIATFGVDLIDGGNGIIYASGCLDYDCLNNFGIFNYPVLIPAELQNASLSGYIEGLVQNDELFILGPLHVTSDCSWFGKFSLDNPLTIFEDYSNPISVYPNPVKNGFTFDLPQIFTEEKVYVEVIDQFGKKVTDLVYVENDFINMEKVSNGIYCLIIQTSTKVFYSKFVKI; this is translated from the coding sequence ATGAAAACAATCAATATACTATTATTATTGCTACTCTCAAACTGGAGTTTTTCGCAAATTACACTAGATTATTATTTGGAATGTATCCCTTGCGCACCAGCTGCTGGGGATGCGACATTAAGGTATTCAGATCAGAATACAGGTGCAATAATTGGGACATTTACTTCAACTGAATGTTACCTGGATATTAAGGGAATATTGCTACTTGAAGAAGGAGAAATTATCATTCCACTACAACCACCAATACTTTATTATGCAGAAGACTTTATTATCAGTGACCTGGTAAAATATGATGATAAAATGATTGCCTCAGGCAGTGTTGGTATACAATTTATTGACTCGTGGTCAAACCTTGATGGTTTATATGTGGAAGTCCAGAATATGGATATGGAGCTTGATGATATTCAGTTAGCAGTTGACACAACACATAACCTTCTTTATTTCGGAGGTGGACAAATTGAAAGTGTGAATGGTTTTGAAGAGAATGTTTTCTTTGGTTATTATGATGGTGATTCGGTTTATTTAGTAGATGTTCCGTTTTCTGAAGAATATGGAATGACCAGTATGGTTGTCCCTGAACCTGGGTTGGTATGGTTTGTTTCTTCTGGAGTAGGTGGGGGTATTTATGAATATAACTATTCTACTGATGAACTTATTGAAATCGATGATCCACTTAATATTATTATTCCTAATTACCTTAAATTCACTGAGAAAATGTCGGACGGATACATATATGCATATGGTTGGAATTTAGAAGATGGTATGACCTATATTGCAAGGTATCAGGATGGTGTTTGGAGTGAGCCTATAGCAACGTTTGGAGTCGATTTAATAGATGGTGGGAATGGAATTATCTATGCCAGCGGATGCTTGGACTATGACTGTCTAAATAATTTCGGGATATTTAATTATCCCGTGCTAATTCCGGCAGAACTTCAAAATGCTTCCCTAAGTGGATATATAGAAGGGTTGGTGCAAAATGATGAGTTATTTATTCTAGGGCCTTTACATGTGACAAGTGATTGCTCTTGGTTTGGAAAATTCTCCTTGGATAATCCGCTTACTATTTTTGAAGATTATTCGAATCCTATTTCCGTTTATCCAAATCCTGTAAAAAACGGATTTACTTTTGATCTTCCTCAGATTTTTACCGAAGAAAAAGTTTACGTGGAAGTCATAGATCAATTTGGAAAAAAAGTAACAGATTTAGTATATGTAGAAAATGATTTCATTAATATGGAAAAAGTTTCCAATGGAATTTACTGTTTAATAATCCAAACTTCTACAAAAGTATTTTATTCAAAATTTGTAAAAATTTAA
- a CDS encoding DUF2116 family Zn-ribbon domain-containing protein: MEEKTRIKKCRECSLEFYGRLNQYFCSVKCRFDFNNSNARNNREDIKSILKILMRNREILKAIFETGTTEISKTDLQAKRYNFTYLTHQLKSEDSKNYIFCFEYGFSILNDTLKITKYDGIF; this comes from the coding sequence ATGGAAGAAAAAACAAGGATTAAAAAATGCAGGGAATGCAGTCTTGAATTTTACGGTCGTTTGAATCAATATTTCTGCTCTGTAAAATGCAGGTTTGATTTCAACAACTCCAATGCACGAAATAACAGGGAAGATATCAAAAGCATTTTGAAAATATTAATGCGAAACCGCGAAATCCTTAAAGCCATTTTTGAGACCGGAACCACCGAAATTTCAAAAACTGACTTGCAAGCCAAAAGATACAATTTTACCTACCTAACCCATCAACTTAAGTCTGAGGATAGTAAAAACTACATTTTCTGCTTTGAGTATGGGTTTTCAATTTTAAATGACACTTTAAAAATTACGAAATATGATGGAATCTTTTAG
- a CDS encoding phage integrase SAM-like domain-containing protein, whose amino-acid sequence MKSIKTIIRNKTTKVDGTAPIYFQYSYDREKRTLLKTGKYIEPAFWSEDKQKVKPSHPAEEQINDFLKSQKLKLEKIIDDALMLKQDPTINFVIEKYKTDVLLNAPKVNGFYDILDQYVETAKSRISKGIISDYGTLKQYLQDFEEFNKTTVSFATITKPSTYDDFLTYLKTEVKNQRGGKGLKINSVGKHAKNLKAFLNNCIRREIIPHTDLRFMKKLSEKAFSVYLNEAELERLHKFDLSKKPEKEIIRDLFLIGAETGLRFSDYSRLSKNHLKENFIRISTIKTQDMVVIPISARLKSVLSKYEDHSVFQITNQYFNRELKEILKLADFTEKVVIPTKKGTKTIEKTFEKWELVSSHTCRRSFCTNQFLKGVPSLLIRKISGHKTEKAFLEYIKVDEELAAKEMMKYWNM is encoded by the coding sequence ATGAAAAGTATAAAAACAATTATCCGCAACAAAACCACAAAAGTAGACGGCACAGCTCCGATCTACTTTCAGTATTCTTATGACCGTGAAAAAAGAACATTATTAAAGACAGGAAAATACATAGAACCTGCTTTTTGGAGTGAAGACAAACAAAAGGTAAAACCCTCTCATCCTGCCGAAGAACAAATAAATGATTTTTTGAAATCTCAGAAATTAAAACTGGAAAAAATTATAGATGATGCTCTGATGCTAAAGCAAGATCCTACCATAAACTTTGTAATTGAAAAGTATAAAACAGATGTATTATTAAATGCTCCTAAAGTGAATGGCTTTTACGATATACTTGACCAATATGTTGAAACAGCTAAATCAAGAATATCAAAAGGTATAATTTCGGACTATGGAACTTTAAAACAATACTTACAGGATTTTGAAGAGTTTAACAAAACTACAGTGTCTTTTGCAACAATTACAAAGCCTTCAACCTATGATGATTTCCTGACCTACCTGAAAACAGAAGTAAAAAATCAAAGAGGCGGCAAAGGCCTGAAAATTAATTCCGTTGGCAAACACGCAAAAAACCTGAAAGCATTCTTGAATAATTGTATACGCCGCGAAATTATTCCGCATACCGACCTCCGATTTATGAAAAAACTCAGTGAAAAAGCTTTTTCCGTTTATCTGAATGAAGCAGAACTGGAACGTTTACATAAATTTGACCTCAGCAAAAAACCGGAAAAAGAAATTATCCGTGACCTCTTCCTGATTGGTGCAGAAACCGGATTGCGTTTTTCCGATTACTCACGGCTATCTAAAAACCACCTAAAAGAGAATTTTATCCGCATCAGCACCATCAAAACGCAGGACATGGTAGTTATTCCTATCTCAGCCCGTTTAAAGTCCGTATTGAGCAAATATGAAGATCATTCTGTATTCCAGATAACCAACCAATACTTTAACCGGGAACTAAAAGAAATACTCAAACTGGCCGACTTTACCGAAAAAGTAGTAATCCCCACAAAAAAAGGAACCAAGACCATTGAGAAGACTTTCGAAAAATGGGAATTAGTATCTTCGCATACTTGCAGGCGGTCATTTTGCACCAATCAATTTTTGAAGGGAGTGCCTTCATTGTTGATACGCAAGATCAGCGGACATAAGACAGAAAAGGCTTTTTTGGAATATATAAAGGTGGATGAGGAGTTGGCGGCGAAAGAGATGATGAAGTATTGGAATATGTGA
- a CDS encoding AAA family ATPase, with protein MSASSKEILNNDQKEAFKLIKYFLNHPAANTFILTGYAGTGKTFLMQYLGKWLEENNMNFCMLASTGRAAAVLRGKTGFEAKTVHSELYHFTRVDGADEELPPEATIDRYGQMTMQFALREPDEEKKLYIVDEASMLSSILSDDSLAKFGSGYLLIDFFLAVKNNKVIFIGDPFQLPPVGQIYSPALDRNWVTEQNRIVIHYNLQQIERTKNSDLVFFAWEIRNLNLINNPPKFPKLPVSKFHDIKIHISTKELFNNYFKKYNEVGYNGALAIARSNKTVQNLNRAFRRDLYGSLDLPLQVNDILLVTQNNYKVPLTNGDFVVVTSLGEIRIQANLHFQSVRVRAVLSETDYEILLALDVLYNRTNNFTKEQNKAIMVDFNRRMKSKGIKGNSDRYREEMMKDDFLNCLRATYGYAVTCHKSQGGEWDNIFLFLEKSMYGMRQPELFRWWYTAVTRTKVELNLANDWWLV; from the coding sequence ATGTCGGCATCTTCAAAGGAAATATTAAATAATGACCAAAAAGAGGCATTTAAGCTAATTAAGTACTTTTTAAATCATCCAGCTGCAAACACATTTATTCTGACAGGTTACGCAGGCACAGGGAAAACATTTTTAATGCAGTATTTAGGTAAATGGTTGGAGGAAAATAATATGAATTTCTGTATGCTTGCTTCAACTGGGAGAGCTGCTGCTGTTTTAAGAGGCAAAACTGGATTTGAAGCTAAAACTGTTCATAGTGAGCTATACCACTTTACTAGAGTTGATGGCGCCGATGAAGAACTTCCACCGGAAGCAACAATTGATAGGTATGGTCAAATGACAATGCAATTCGCCTTAAGAGAACCTGATGAAGAAAAAAAACTATACATAGTTGATGAAGCATCAATGCTGTCCAGCATTCTATCTGACGACTCCTTAGCTAAATTCGGTTCAGGATATCTTTTAATTGATTTTTTTTTAGCAGTTAAAAATAATAAAGTCATTTTTATCGGCGATCCTTTTCAATTACCTCCAGTCGGACAAATTTATAGTCCTGCTTTAGACCGAAATTGGGTAACAGAGCAAAATCGAATAGTAATTCATTATAATCTTCAGCAAATTGAACGAACGAAAAATAGTGATCTTGTTTTTTTCGCATGGGAAATTAGAAACCTGAACTTAATAAATAACCCACCTAAGTTTCCAAAATTACCCGTTTCTAAATTCCATGATATTAAAATACACATTTCTACAAAAGAATTGTTTAATAACTATTTTAAAAAATATAATGAAGTAGGATACAATGGTGCATTAGCAATTGCCCGAAGTAACAAAACAGTTCAAAACCTAAACAGGGCATTTCGGCGAGATTTATATGGGTCATTGGATTTACCACTACAGGTTAATGATATCCTATTAGTAACCCAAAATAACTATAAAGTTCCGCTTACTAATGGAGATTTCGTAGTTGTCACATCCCTTGGAGAAATTCGAATACAGGCTAATTTACATTTCCAAAGTGTAAGGGTTAGAGCAGTTTTATCAGAAACCGACTATGAAATTTTACTTGCCTTGGATGTTTTATATAATAGAACCAATAATTTTACAAAGGAACAGAATAAAGCAATTATGGTAGATTTCAATAGGAGAATGAAAAGTAAGGGTATTAAAGGAAATAGTGATCGATATCGAGAAGAAATGATGAAAGATGATTTCCTAAATTGTTTACGCGCAACTTATGGTTATGCTGTGACGTGTCATAAATCTCAGGGAGGAGAATGGGATAATATATTTTTATTTCTTGAAAAGAGTATGTATGGAATGCGGCAGCCGGAATTATTTCGGTGGTGGTACACTGCGGTGACAAGAACAAAAGTTGAGTTAAATTTGGCTAATGATTGGTGGTTGGTATAA
- a CDS encoding nucleotide-binding protein, translating to MKSEIPDQVSPTKNNNLLNLDNSKDIFIVHGHNNEVKIDVARLLEKLGLNPIILHEQANEGKTIIEKFEAHSKVGFAIILLTDDDLGKNKNDLDLIIRARQNVILEMGYFIGKLGRNRVCPLYITGVELPSDLYGLLYVEIDNQENWKFKLVKELKAAGYDIDTNRIL from the coding sequence ATGAAGTCCGAAATTCCTGATCAAGTTTCCCCTACAAAAAATAACAATTTATTGAATTTAGACAATTCTAAGGATATATTCATTGTACATGGACACAATAACGAAGTGAAAATTGATGTTGCACGTCTACTTGAAAAACTTGGCCTAAATCCAATAATACTTCACGAACAAGCAAATGAAGGGAAAACAATTATAGAAAAATTTGAAGCGCATTCAAAGGTTGGATTCGCTATTATACTGCTTACCGATGACGATTTAGGTAAAAATAAAAATGATTTGGATTTAATAATACGAGCTCGACAAAATGTTATATTAGAGATGGGGTATTTTATAGGCAAATTAGGTAGAAACAGAGTTTGTCCACTATATATAACAGGTGTAGAATTACCAAGCGACTTATATGGACTTCTGTATGTTGAAATTGACAATCAAGAAAATTGGAAATTTAAACTTGTAAAAGAACTTAAAGCAGCAGGATATGATATTGATACAAATAGAATATTGTAA
- a CDS encoding excisionase family DNA-binding protein, protein MSQIFTSLTKDEFQEMLQKSVNLALNKEAKEKSTVNAHEEFLTVDEACKLLRISKPTLYKRMEEGKIQSSQMGTSSRSRRLFNKLELLQSIKAGAHSYFTNEM, encoded by the coding sequence ATGAGTCAAATATTTACATCACTTACCAAAGATGAGTTTCAGGAGATGCTCCAGAAATCAGTCAACCTTGCCCTTAATAAAGAGGCAAAAGAAAAAAGCACCGTAAACGCTCACGAAGAGTTTCTAACAGTTGATGAAGCATGTAAACTCCTTCGTATTTCCAAACCAACATTATATAAGCGAATGGAGGAAGGCAAGATACAATCTTCTCAAATGGGAACATCGAGTCGTTCAAGAAGATTGTTTAATAAACTTGAATTGCTTCAATCCATTAAAGCAGGAGCGCATTCTTACTTCACAAACGAGATGTAA
- a CDS encoding RNA-dependent DNA polymerase produces the protein MVIKKNKDWFKIKRYPHIGLPLNYSERHIWIEKYVTSPEIIAKHAFLPFIHKTSTVKKFRKEYLPHDGKINENNKKENKLQRISSHKTRELFYANHLDSLIFSYYAKLLSDHYEIKIKSNGYNLDPVVNAYRSIPVNPKNKNSSNKCNIDFANDVFKFIRSYPKDEFAVIAFDISSFFDNLNHKLLREIWAEVLGVSRLSPDHFNVFKNITRFSHVDIVDIFDEFKNKIYVRKVNKFGVPLEIKQKKVDRMRFLRNQNAIAFCTKEDFFKLKGKLLQPSKTKKLKNGTVIYRDFGIPQGSPISSVLANMYLLHFDKTINDFITTHNSIYKRYSDDIVVVCPLNIKEELLKLVYKEIEKYKLEIQPTKTQIFQFKRENGKLICGQEFNTVVNWNKNFIYLGFEFNGENVLLKSASLSGYYRKMKRSVRKAKYYSKSIFSKNKGIIFKRRLYKRFSYKGAKRTRKYLWNSKEKKFVKSDSYNWGNFLSYAFKASKIIGHNNIKKQTKRHWNILNKLLNN, from the coding sequence ATGGTTATTAAGAAAAATAAAGATTGGTTTAAAATTAAGCGGTATCCACACATTGGATTGCCATTAAATTATAGTGAACGACATATCTGGATTGAAAAATATGTCACAAGTCCAGAAATAATTGCAAAACATGCTTTTTTACCCTTCATCCACAAAACCTCTACAGTTAAAAAATTCAGGAAGGAATATTTACCACACGATGGAAAAATTAATGAAAATAACAAAAAAGAAAATAAATTGCAAAGAATATCCTCTCATAAAACACGAGAACTTTTTTACGCAAACCATTTGGATTCGCTGATTTTTAGTTATTATGCGAAGTTACTTTCTGACCACTATGAAATCAAAATCAAAAGCAATGGCTATAATTTAGATCCGGTCGTGAATGCATATCGTTCAATTCCTGTAAATCCTAAAAATAAAAATAGCTCTAATAAATGCAATATCGATTTCGCTAATGATGTCTTCAAATTTATTCGGAGTTATCCAAAAGATGAATTTGCAGTAATCGCATTTGATATTTCCAGTTTCTTTGACAACTTAAACCATAAGCTTTTAAGAGAAATTTGGGCAGAGGTATTAGGCGTATCACGATTAAGTCCAGATCATTTTAACGTATTCAAAAATATTACAAGATTCAGCCATGTAGATATTGTTGATATTTTTGATGAATTTAAGAATAAAATCTACGTTCGAAAAGTAAATAAATTTGGCGTTCCCCTTGAGATTAAACAAAAGAAAGTTGACAGGATGCGCTTTTTAAGAAATCAGAATGCAATTGCCTTTTGCACTAAAGAAGATTTTTTTAAATTGAAGGGTAAGCTCCTTCAACCTTCTAAAACCAAAAAATTAAAGAATGGCACTGTAATTTACCGTGACTTTGGCATTCCACAAGGCTCACCAATTAGTTCCGTTTTGGCAAATATGTATCTACTACACTTTGATAAGACAATCAATGATTTTATTACGACCCACAATAGTATTTATAAAAGATATTCTGATGATATTGTTGTTGTTTGTCCTTTAAATATAAAAGAGGAATTATTGAAACTCGTATATAAAGAAATTGAAAAATACAAATTGGAAATTCAACCAACTAAAACTCAAATATTTCAATTTAAGAGGGAAAATGGAAAATTAATTTGTGGGCAGGAGTTTAATACAGTTGTAAATTGGAATAAAAATTTTATTTACCTCGGGTTTGAATTTAATGGTGAAAATGTTTTATTAAAGTCAGCAAGTCTATCTGGTTATTACCGTAAAATGAAACGCTCCGTTAGAAAGGCTAAATATTATTCAAAAAGTATTTTTAGTAAGAATAAAGGAATCATTTTTAAAAGAAGATTATACAAAAGATTCTCGTACAAAGGAGCAAAAAGAACTAGAAAATATCTTTGGAATTCAAAGGAAAAAAAATTTGTAAAAAGTGATTCATATAATTGGGGGAACTTTTTATCCTATGCTTTCAAGGCATCCAAAATTATAGGGCACAATAATATTAAAAAACAAACTAAAAGACATTGGAATATTTTAAATAAACTTTTGAATAATTAA